The proteins below are encoded in one region of Pleuronectes platessa chromosome 12, fPlePla1.1, whole genome shotgun sequence:
- the LOC128453692 gene encoding transmembrane protein 26 translates to MSLCKFISAIITRGLFVLVSLVGVWRVTWVKKDPNYWLLTFLFLPLVLEMIITLKRRRGEDYKWFSPPIFMFLISIIPSIWLLELHTQDSETQCKKVDSDSLSRTFTVNDSLGNFTHQDYLKLINEKLSSFCPNEWILALHQILLILLIVGKWLLPLGGGVTRDELSQLLLIFIGTAADILEFTSETLLDVKDTKSSVMVYVILGVWTWSMLQFPLHLAVVSSKPDMENEQGVQEPSLLTKHSRDVWSIMEALFIQDGPFLVVRLIVMIYSKVFHQMLGFFTIKNFLVVILNLYRLAVICQDYRPSGSSRDTDLP, encoded by the exons ATGAGCCTGTGTAAGTTCATAAGTGCGATCATTACCAGGGGCTTGTTCGTCCTCGTCTCCCTGGTCGGGGTGTGGAGGGTGACATGGGTGAAGAAAGATCCGAACTACTGGCTCCTGACTTTCCTCTTTCTGCCGCTCGTCCTGGAAATGATCATCACCCTGAAGAGGCGCAGGGGAGAAGACTACAAGTG GTTCTCTCCTCCGATCTTCATGTTCCTCATCAGTATCATTCCATCCATCTGGCTCCTGGAGCTCCACACCCAGGACAGCGAGACTCAG TGCAAAAAGGTTGACTCTGACAGTTTGAGCAGAACATTCACGGTGAACGACAGCCTCGGAAACTTCACACACCAGGACTACCTGAAG CTCATAAACGAGAAGTTGTCATCTTTCTGCCCCAACGAATGGATCCTGGCCCTCCACCAGATCctgctcatcctcctcatcgtgGGGAAGTGGCTGCTCCCCCTGGGGGGCGGAGTCACCCGGGACGAGCTCTCGCAGCTTCTCCTGATCTTCATCGGCACGGCGGCGGACATCCTTGAATTTACGAGTGAGACGCTCTTGGACGTCAA agacacaaagagttCTGTGATGGTCTACGTTATTTTAGGTGTGTGGACTTGGAGCATGTTGCAGTTCCCCTTACACTTGGCCG tggtGAGCTCCAAGCCGGACATGGAGAATGAGCAGGGAGTCCAGGAGCCTTCCCTCTTGACCAAACACAGCCGCGACGTGTGGAGCATCATGGAGGCCTTGTTCATCCAGGACGGGCCCTTCCTGGTGGTCAGGCTCATCGTCATGATCTACTCCAAAGTCTTCCACCAGATGTTGGGTTTCTTCACCATCAAGAACTTCCTGGTGGTCATACTGAACCTGTACAGGCTGGCTGTGATATGCCAGGACTACCGACCCTCCGGCAGCAGCAGGGACACCGATCTCCCGTGA